TTCACCAcagtttattgaaaaataaactgtaagtaTTCACTGTGTATGTCAAATAACATAAATGCCTATAAAAATGGCCTGCCAGTAAATAAGGAGTGTTATTGGTAATCTCTCATCTCTGCCATAAGAATCCTAGAACACAAAGAGTGTGGCCAGTAACCACTGTATAATTTAAATAATCTGCTGCTAATGCTTTTAgttttgaattaaaaaacaatgcttttaatataaatattttttcattatatattatatattataatgttaGTTTGGTGCTGCATCATTTTCCTGATTTCTTTCATATATAAGAGTGTTGTAGAAAAGTGCCACAGTGGTCCTGGTGTCTACTCCTTCGATACAAGAGACATGCTACAGATGTCTCTTATCTATCTACAACAGATGTGATCTACAGTATCAGTCTCTCCAGTTTCAGTAGTGGCTTTATTTCTATTTCTTTTGGAATTCGGTTTACTGGATGATAGCACAGCCCTACGCTCGACTCCCAGTTGGTACATGGAGTTACATTAGCAGGCAAGAACTGTAGCCTCAAGCACAAAAAAGCAAACAACTGTTGCAGCGTGAAGCTCTCGCTTGCCAACTGCCTTAAGCAGTCTCATAATGAACTGTTCCTAAACATTAGCACAGCAGATATTATACAAAACGATCCTTAATTAGTCATTAAagtgctgttttaattgcattcgAATCCCTGCGCAAGCAGGCTTGAGAACACAGCAGATCCACCTTAAGACACCGGCTTAGAAGAATATAGGTTACTTACTGCACTGTATAATGTTAATAACAATCATGCAGTGATCTTCCTGATAATATTATAGCTTACAAACAAAGCCAATAATTCAAGCATACTGCAGTTAGATAAAGGTCCTTCGCTGCGTGCTAAAGCATTCAATTAATctaaaaagtaaatgcattaattaataaaaactacCAGAGCTCAGTGCGCTGTGACAcatctttatttgtatatttgaAGCAGTTTCATTCAACAGGATTATTTAGTGTTTGCACTTATATTCAAAGCTTTTTAATGCAAAGAGTAATTTGAGATattgttttctgaaaaaaacattacaagttaaaatacaaaaaataaaagttcaaatccCACACCTACCAACACGTTCAATTGTTCAGTATGTTCCAGTATTCAAAGTGTTTATCTTTAGATCAGGTAAATATTAGATATATATTAGACAGAGCAAATGAAATAGCTCATGTATAGGTTTCGTGCAGCATACACGTAGGCCTAGTATGAGATCTGGTCCTGAAACAGTGCATGCTATAATGCACCGAAAAAAACAGTGAGTGAGGGTGTACAACATATTTATTGTCtgtcactaatataaaaataaGCTAAAGCTTATTTGCTTCCCATAGCATTCTCAGTGGAACAATTACTTCCAAGTCTCTTGAGATtacatgctgaaaaaaaaagacCATCACTGATCGAAGTGTGGCTAATTTATAAAGGACCTCACTGTTAGATCCCAGTTTTATTCCCGTCGCCTCTAAAATGAGTCTCTAttctgctgtgtgtttgttatcCTGTTTATTTTCTCCAGTCACTCTAAAGCGGGATGCAGTGTGCAAACTTGCAGGAGCCTTTGGTTTGCCTTCAGCTGTTAAAGACGGGGATGTTATCCTGGGAGGGCTGTTCTCAGTTCATGACATGGTGCTGGAGCCAGACCTGTCTTTCACTGCTAAACCTCATTCCACACAATGCTTGGGGTAAGATTCAAACAGATGAAATAACCTTTGTGCAACTCATTGTGAGCTGATGGGGGGAAAAGTGATACATTGCGAAAGAAATGTAGCACTTTAAAAACTACTAGGAAGGACATGGTGCGTTAGGGTATTTTGTGATTGCTTTGCCTGTTTAGGATTACCTCTTAGCCTATATGGCAGGTGTCAGGTATAGTTAGAGTTATACAATATGCTTATACGAAACGTTTGCTATGGTAAATTGTGTATGGTTATTCtgcagtttccccatgcttttcccatggttataatatgcatttgcCAGAGTTTATCACAGTTCTCCATGCTTTATAATATGCTCAACCACATatctctttacaatgcttacctatccGTTACAATGCTCTCGCTATCCGTTATTAcactgccatgcttttactatgtgaaAGGGTAgtgaaatgttttgttattatataATGCTGGCTATTTATATATGCTACTAACAAACATTATTAGCAGGTGCAAGTGAGAAatgtacaaatgttttttttttttctttttctgtatcGGTATCAGTAGTTAAAAAGTAGTTGTGAAACCAACAGTAATTTGATGTGtgtttttagatttaattttcGGACCTTTAGATGGATGCAAACTATGATTTTCACAATCGAAGAAATAAATGAGAACGAACACCTCCTACCAGATATAAAACTGGGTTATAAGATCTACGACTCCTGTAACACCCATTTCCATGCACTGAGAGCTGCGGTCACTCTGGTGAATGGGCAGGAGGAGACAGCCACTGACTCTAGCTGTACCCCGTCTGTACCAGCTGTCATTGGGGACGGTGGGTCTACGCTATCTATTGTGGTAGCCCGATTGCTGGGGGTTTTCAAAGTGCCACAGGTAACCATTCTTCCGTCTTTGTGTTTGTTCTACTGTGCCTATCCTTACTCACTAATATCATATCATTGATGTTTAATAAGGAATTATTTGTTACCTGTTGCAACTATCATTTCTATATTGAAAAGTCACAGTCCACTCTGCTTTGTGTTTATGTACAAAGTAATGTGTGTCACTGTTAAAGTGTACTAATGGTTATATAGCCTATTTCTGTTCTGTATATGTTATTTTCAGATCAGCTACTTTTCCAGCTGTGCATGTCTAAGTAATAAGGAGGAATATCCTGCATTTCTGCGGACGATACCAAGTGATTTTTTCCAAGTCAGTGCATTAGCCCAACTTGTGAAACACTTCGGATGGACCTGGATTGGTACGGTCGCAGGGAGTGGTGACTATGGACGATTAGGAGTCCAGTTATTGAATGAACAAATCAGACAGCTTGGGGCTTGTGTTGCCTTTACTGAAACCATTCCTAAAAACCATGCGCCAGGAAAGATTTCACAAATAGTGGAGATCATTAAATCCTCCAGCGCAAAGGTGGTGGTAGTGTTTTCTGTAGAACAAGACGCACTGGCTGTGTTTCAAGAAGTTTTGCGTCAGAACCTGACTGGGGTTCAGTGGATAGGGAGTGAAGCCTGGGTTACAGCTGCCTTGCTTTCTTCCCCAGAATACCTTCAAATCCTTGGTGGGTCTGTAGGGTTTGCAATACGCAGGGCAGATATACCAGGACTTAAAGAATTTCTTCTCAAGCTGAATCCATCATCTGCCAGTGAGAACCCTTTCATCCTGGAGTTTTGGGAGAAAAACTTTGGCTGCTCTTTTCAAAAGAGAGATAATCACACGAGTGAGAGCAAGCCATTGTGTACTGGACATGAAGATTTAGCTGCCAGAGAGAATATATACTCTGATGTGACCCAGTTGAGAGTGTCATATAATGTGTACAAATCAGTATATGCACTTGCCCATTCTCTCCATAACATGAGGGCTTGTGAAAATGGCAATGGACCATTTGCAAACACAACCTGCCCAAACATTTCAAGCATTGAACCTTGGCAGGTATGGAAATGTTCAACACCAACAGAgctataaaaaaaactgcaacactACAATTATATTACATCCTCTGTATGCAGAAATTTTGCTGTTTAACTTGCTTTTTCCATTGTAACACTATGCTTTTCTTACACTATGCTTTGCCTCTGTCTGTTCCTTGCCATGCATTTactctgctgtattacactttgctgtgcctcTATAGTGTTATACTGTAGAAAATGTTTAGTTAGTAAACTACTGTTAAGCATTACTGTATATTAGCTACTACAACTTCTTATTCCTTCAAAGCTTCTGCACTACCTAAAGAATGTACAATTTACTAACGCATTGGGAGAGGAGACCAGCTTTGATGAGAATGGAGATCCAATGCCAGTCTATGACCTGGTCAACTGGCAGGAAGCAGATGACGGCTCAGTTAAGTTTGTCACAGTGGGCAGGTTTGACAGAACTTTGAATCAGAACCCAAAACTGGAAATTGATGAAGAAACAATCGTATGGAATGGCCGAAACAGACAAGTAAGATTGCATTGTGTGTATACCCTTAAAACACATGGGCTTCTCAGCTAATTAAAACAGGTTGCATTCTCACTCTCTGCCAGGTCCCAAAGTCAGTGTGCAGTGAAAGCTGCCCCCAAGGTACCAGAAAGGGAATCAAGCCAGGCTACCCTGTTTGCTGCTTTGACTGTATACTCTGCGCAGATGGGGAGATTAGCAATCAGACTGGTAAGATGAGCAAAAATGAATATACtacagtctttaatgaactccagTTAACTTATTTGTCTAATATGTTTTATGAAAATATAACAtcccctttttttaaataatgcctcGTTAAAATACTTTTAAGATCGATGTATAATCACTTTTATGGTGCACCTTTGCATTGCGTGTGgtaaaaaaagtataataatgaAATTACAATTGTAGGTTGTAACTCATTGATAGCAAGGGTTTTGTAGAAAGTCTAGAGGAAGCTGCCTTATAACTTATTATGAAAAAAAGCAGGTTGTTAACAGCTAGACTTATCTTAGACCCTGCAGGTAGGATTGATTCATTTGTTGATTACAATACTTCACCTGGGAGAATAAAAAGCAGTTGAGACAAACTTTTGAAAGGTGTCGTTGGGG
The DNA window shown above is from Acipenser ruthenus chromosome 17, fAciRut3.2 maternal haplotype, whole genome shotgun sequence and carries:
- the LOC117423368 gene encoding extracellular calcium-sensing receptor-like — translated: MSLYSAVCLLSCLFSPVTLKRDAVCKLAGAFGLPSAVKDGDVILGGLFSVHDMVLEPDLSFTAKPHSTQCLGFNFRTFRWMQTMIFTIEEINENEHLLPDIKLGYKIYDSCNTHFHALRAAVTLVNGQEETATDSSCTPSVPAVIGDGGSTLSIVVARLLGVFKVPQISYFSSCACLSNKEEYPAFLRTIPSDFFQVSALAQLVKHFGWTWIGTVAGSGDYGRLGVQLLNEQIRQLGACVAFTETIPKNHAPGKISQIVEIIKSSSAKVVVVFSVEQDALAVFQEVLRQNLTGVQWIGSEAWVTAALLSSPEYLQILGGSVGFAIRRADIPGLKEFLLKLNPSSASENPFILEFWEKNFGCSFQKRDNHTSESKPLCTGHEDLAARENIYSDVTQLRVSYNVYKSVYALAHSLHNMRACENGNGPFANTTCPNISSIEPWQLLHYLKNVQFTNALGEETSFDENGDPMPVYDLVNWQEADDGSVKFVTVGRFDRTLNQNPKLEIDEETIVWNGRNRQVPKSVCSESCPQGTRKGIKPGYPVCCFDCILCADGEISNQTDSITCVKCLPEFWSNINRDECIPKEVEYLSFADTMGITLMSVSLLGSCFTFAIAAVFAYYRNTPIVKANNSELSFLILVSLVLCFLCSLAFIGQPTTWSCMLRHTVFGIAFVLCISCLLGKTIVVLFAFKANHPGSNMMKWFGPTQQRAVIFLCTLIQVLICTVWLIISPPSPVKTMNYQSSKIILECDVGSVMAFSLVLGYIGLLSCLCFLLAFLARKLPDNFNEAKFITFSMLIFFAVWITFIPAYVSTPGKYTVAVEIFAILSSSFGLLVCLFFPKCYIILIKPEKNTKKHLMGKTTSEKRY